The genomic DNA ACTCGCTTTCCGGAACCGAGTCCCACACAATCCCTGCACCCGCCTGAACATAAGCCCGGTTCTTTTTAAACACAATCGTACGAATCGTGATACAAGCATCCATATTGCCCGAGAAGCCCAGGTATCCGATGGCTCCTGCATAAGGCCCACGCGCTTCCCGCTCCAGCTCGGCAATAATCTCCATCGCCCTCAGCTTCGGAGCCCCTGATACTGTACCAGCGGGCAAGCAGGACAGGAAAGCATCGAAGAAATCTTTATCCTCCCGTAGCTCACCCGATACATTGGATACAATGTGCATCACGTGGGAATAGCGTTCAATTTCCATAAACGTATCGCATTTGACCGTACCGAACTGAGATACACGTCCCAGATCATTTCTTCCCAAATCAACCAGCATCAGATGCTCGGCACGTTCTTTTTCATCCTTCAGCAGCTCTTCAGCGAGCGCTATATCTTCTGCTTCTGTCACTCCACGAGGCCTCGTTCCGGCAATAGGGCGAGTTTCCACCTGACCGTTTTCCACCTTGACAAGTGCCTCCGGCGAAGTGCCCACGATGATCTCGTCATCCATTTTCAAATAATACATATAAGGAGACGGGTTCATCGTGCGCAACACGCGGTATACCTGTAAAGGAGATGCATCTGTGTCAATGTGAAAGCGCTGGGACAGCACGACCTGAAAAATATCACCTGAGCGAATATATTCCTTCGCCTGCTCCACGTTTGAAATAAACTGCTCCTTCGTTACATTCGACTGAATCTCACCCAACTCCACATCGTCAGGAATAGAGGCTGCTCCCATCGTCTCTGGAGGTGTCTGCTTACGCAGGTACTGCGCTGTCGCCTCCAGCTTGCGCTCCACCTCGGCATAAGCAGCACGGATGTCCTCATCGTTGAAGCCTTCTCCTACATGAACATTGCCCACCAGCAAAATTTGCTGCTTCACATGATCAAAAACGATAACTTGATCGCAGAACATAAAACGAATATCATCCATATTCAAATCATCTACTGCATGCTCTGGCAGTTTTTCATAGTACTGCAGCAGATCATATCCAAAAAATCCGATAGCCCCGCCTGTAAATGGAGGCATTTCTTTCAGCTTCGGGCTACGGTACTTTCGAAGCAACGCCTTGAGCGCTTCAAGCGGCTTGTCGTTTAATATTTGTCGCTTACCATGCTGCTCCAGGACCAAACGGCCTTTTTTGCCGGAAACCATTAGGAACGGGTCCGTTCCGATGAATGAATGTCGCGCCCACTGCTCGCCTCCTTCTACACTCTCCAGCAGAAAGGCCCGGTCCCGCTCAGCGTACCGACGGAAAATCCGAATCGGCGTCTCCATATCGGCCAGCACTTTTTTGTACACAGGAATCAGGTTAAATTCATTCGCCATCGTTATCACTTGCTCCACATGCGGCGTTAACATGAGATCACTTCCTTTCCAAATTGGCGCAGAACCCAAAGGAGAGAATATAAAAAGCCTCCACCGGAAGGTAGAGGCTGTCAGTTATTGAAATTATAAGAATGCTACCATATGCAAAATGACTACAACAAATATACAAAGTATACACTCATCCCTTTGTATAACCTGGGTTACTTCAAATAAGCCTCTTCGCCTAGGAAGGTTCTCCGTGGACAAAAGCTTACCCGCTACCGCCGGTCTCTGTAATCAATCATATGGAATTGGCTCAACTGCACTCTTCTCATCTCAGCTCTGGCTAACTCTACTCAACTCTGCTACACACACTATATCTCATACGATGTTACTTTGGCAACCATCAACTTTAAAAACAGGCGATTACTTCCCTTGGGATGCCAAATCCGGTCTCAGTGCCTGCGCTCCGTTCAAATATACATGTTTGATTTCTCGCTGTGTTTTAACCGTATTCACCTGTACCATCAAACGGATGCATTTCGGCAAGCTGCCCTCTACGGGAATTTCTAACGAACACATAAGCGGAACCATATCCCAGCCGTCAAGCTGGCGGATCGCCTTTGCCGGGAAAGTAGCATTCAGATCATGGGTCACCGTAATCCATACGTTGCTAATATCCTCCGGCTGAATTCCATTGTAGGACACAATTTCCTCTAATAGCAGGCATGTGGCTTCCAAAATTTCGTTTTCTTCATTGTTCGCTACGGTTGTCGCCCCACGAATTCCACGATTGTACATCGTTACGCCTCCTCTTTTAGCTGTTCAATTACTTGTCGGATGTAAGAGACGGAAATATCCTTCACTACCTCCACACGCCCGATGCTGCGTGGGACGACAAAAGTAATACTGCCTTCCTTAAACTTTTTGTCATGCATCATCGCATCCAGCAGACGATCTGTTTCAAGATGAGCGGGAAGAGAAGTCGGTAAACGAAGCGAAGCCAGCATATCCCTCGTTTCTGTAACCAAAGAAGGATCTGCCCCCAGCTTCACACCCAGAAGTGCAGAGCCGACCATACCAATAGAAATCGCTTCCCCGTGTAAAAACTCGCCATACCCCGCAATCGCCTCTATCGCATGACCAATGGTGTGACCGAGGTTTAGAATAGCGCGTAAATCGTTTTCACGTTCATCGCGCGACACCACTTCGGCTTTCACAGAACAGCCCTTCTCCAGCCCATACTCCAGGGCTACCGCGTCCAAAGCCAGCAAATCAGCCGCATGATCGCGGCACCACTGGGCAAAATCAGCATCCCAGATCAAACCATGCTTGATCATTTCAGCCAGCCCGGCAGATACCTCACGCGGAGGCAATGTAGACAACGTATCCACGTCATACAATACCAATTCCGGCTGATGGAAGGCCCCAATCATATTTTTTGCCAAAGGATGATTGATGCCGACCTTGCCTCCCACGCTACTGTCATGCGCAAGGATTGTAGTTGGAATCTGTACGAACTTGACACCTCTCATAAAAGAAGCTGCTACAAATCCTGCCAAATCGCCCACTACACCACCACCAAGTGCGATAACGGCTGAATTGCGGTCCAAACCGCCCTCGATAGCTGCTGTAATCACCTGCTCATACACAGCAAGCGATTTGGACTTTTCACCCGGCTTGACGACAAAGGATACCGTCTTGTAGCCCGATTCCTGAAGATTACTCTCCAGTGTCGCCAAGTAAAATGTCGCTGTATGTTCGTCAGAAACAATCAACAATGGACTTTTTTGCGCAATTTCTCGTTCCTTCAAAAGCTCTCCGGCCCGATGCAGCAGTCCACGCCCGATATGAATGGGATAGGAACGTTCTCCAAGTTGTACCGTCAGCGTACTCATCTTAGTACCGTTCCAGTTGCTCTTCGTAGGATTCAATGTTCGCACGGATCTCTTCAATCGAATCCCCGCCGAATTTTTCAAGCAAAGCCTTGGCAATCTCCCAAGCTACGACATGCTCCATAACTACGCTTGCCGCTGGTACCGCACACGCATCCGAACGCTCAACCTGAGCGGTGAACGCTTCCTTCGTATCAATATCCACGCTTTGCAGCGGCTTGTACAGTGTCGGGATCGGCTTCATCACGCCACGAACCACGACAGGCATTCCATTTGTCATACCACCCTCGAAACCGCCCAAACGATTGGTACGGCGGTGATATCCACGTTCGTCATCATGCAGGATCTCATCATGCACCTGCGAACCGCGCAGCTCTCCAGCTTCAAAGCCGATACCGATTTCCACGCCTTTGAACGCATTAATGGACATGACTCCTTGGGCAATGCGTGCATCCAGCTTCCGATCATACTGAACATGACTGCCCAGACCGATTGGAACACCTTCCACGATACATTCCACTACGCCACCAACCGAATCGCCTTCTTGCTTGATTTGATCAATGTAGGCTTCCATTTTCTTTTCGGTTTCCGAATCGGTTACTCTCACTGAAGAAGCTTCTGTCACGGCAATCAGCTCGTCAATCGGCAACTCACGGTAAGGTGCCTCGATTTCTCCAATGCGGATAACCTGCCCAGCCACCTTGATTCCGAACTCTGCCAGCAATTGACGGGCCAAACCGCCGCATGCGACACGAATCGCCGTTTCACGGGCACTGGAACGTTCCAGCACATTGCGTAGATCCTTTAGATTGTATTTCAGTCCG from Paenibacillus sp. FSL R10-2782 includes the following:
- the trpE gene encoding anthranilate synthase component I, with product MLTPHVEQVITMANEFNLIPVYKKVLADMETPIRIFRRYAERDRAFLLESVEGGEQWARHSFIGTDPFLMVSGKKGRLVLEQHGKRQILNDKPLEALKALLRKYRSPKLKEMPPFTGGAIGFFGYDLLQYYEKLPEHAVDDLNMDDIRFMFCDQVIVFDHVKQQILLVGNVHVGEGFNDEDIRAAYAEVERKLEATAQYLRKQTPPETMGAASIPDDVELGEIQSNVTKEQFISNVEQAKEYIRSGDIFQVVLSQRFHIDTDASPLQVYRVLRTMNPSPYMYYLKMDDEIIVGTSPEALVKVENGQVETRPIAGTRPRGVTEAEDIALAEELLKDEKERAEHLMLVDLGRNDLGRVSQFGTVKCDTFMEIERYSHVMHIVSNVSGELREDKDFFDAFLSCLPAGTVSGAPKLRAMEIIAELEREARGPYAGAIGYLGFSGNMDACITIRTIVFKKNRAYVQAGAGIVWDSVPESEYQETVNKAKAMLKAIRTAEAMFPATVQPYNSVINQDYLYTP
- the aroH gene encoding chorismate mutase; amino-acid sequence: MYNRGIRGATTVANNEENEILEATCLLLEEIVSYNGIQPEDISNVWITVTHDLNATFPAKAIRQLDGWDMVPLMCSLEIPVEGSLPKCIRLMVQVNTVKTQREIKHVYLNGAQALRPDLASQGK
- the aroB gene encoding 3-dehydroquinate synthase; amino-acid sequence: MSTLTVQLGERSYPIHIGRGLLHRAGELLKEREIAQKSPLLIVSDEHTATFYLATLESNLQESGYKTVSFVVKPGEKSKSLAVYEQVITAAIEGGLDRNSAVIALGGGVVGDLAGFVAASFMRGVKFVQIPTTILAHDSSVGGKVGINHPLAKNMIGAFHQPELVLYDVDTLSTLPPREVSAGLAEMIKHGLIWDADFAQWCRDHAADLLALDAVALEYGLEKGCSVKAEVVSRDERENDLRAILNLGHTIGHAIEAIAGYGEFLHGEAISIGMVGSALLGVKLGADPSLVTETRDMLASLRLPTSLPAHLETDRLLDAMMHDKKFKEGSITFVVPRSIGRVEVVKDISVSYIRQVIEQLKEEA
- the aroC gene encoding chorismate synthase, with amino-acid sequence MSLRYLTAGETHGPQLTAIVEGMPSNLKLDFEELNFQLHRRQKGYGRGRRMQIEKDTANIAGGVRHGYTTGAPIALIVENNDWKHWQNIMNIEPIEGSDEEKRRVHRPRPGHADLNGGLKYNLKDLRNVLERSSARETAIRVACGGLARQLLAEFGIKVAGQVIRIGEIEAPYRELPIDELIAVTEASSVRVTDSETEKKMEAYIDQIKQEGDSVGGVVECIVEGVPIGLGSHVQYDRKLDARIAQGVMSINAFKGVEIGIGFEAGELRGSQVHDEILHDDERGYHRRTNRLGGFEGGMTNGMPVVVRGVMKPIPTLYKPLQSVDIDTKEAFTAQVERSDACAVPAASVVMEHVVAWEIAKALLEKFGGDSIEEIRANIESYEEQLERY